A genomic window from Streptomyces sp. 846.5 includes:
- a CDS encoding MFS transporter, with protein MQSSPSSTRSSRPAEQHPRAGATNWQRMRLWGAAHAVDDLYQGLVPASLPYFVLDRHYGYVAAAGLTMAATLGSSVPQPFIGVLVDRLRPGWLAAAGVALAGVGLGLSGLAPTYPAVWTLILLSGLGVAMFHPAAGRSAREAAGDSAGAMSIFAAGGSVGFFLAPVLATPALVAWGVGATALFIPPAVLMAFALLRNRRRHGELTAGAPARSGRDQWSPFLVLTAIEVVRSVAFFGVNTFIELYWLRELHTGRALAGTALACFLGGGVLGTLLGGRIADRIGMVRTVQLGAVLAVPLLVGLRLTPGGMLPLPFALLSGVALNIPFAVLVKLGQDYLPARPGTAAGVTLGLSVSIGGLISPAFGVLADAHGPQAVLAVICAVPLVALGLGVFLRQPEAAGDGPAQL; from the coding sequence ATGCAGAGTTCTCCCAGCTCAACCCGTTCCTCCCGGCCCGCTGAGCAGCACCCCCGCGCAGGGGCGACCAACTGGCAGCGGATGCGCCTGTGGGGCGCCGCCCATGCCGTCGACGACCTCTACCAGGGCCTGGTGCCCGCGAGCCTGCCCTACTTCGTCCTGGACCGGCACTACGGCTACGTCGCCGCCGCCGGGCTCACCATGGCCGCCACGCTGGGCAGTTCGGTGCCGCAGCCGTTCATCGGGGTCCTGGTCGACCGGCTGCGCCCCGGCTGGCTGGCGGCCGCCGGGGTCGCCCTGGCCGGGGTCGGGCTCGGGCTGTCCGGCCTGGCTCCGACGTATCCGGCGGTGTGGACGCTTATCCTGCTCTCCGGGCTCGGCGTGGCCATGTTCCACCCCGCCGCCGGGCGCTCGGCGCGGGAGGCGGCCGGCGACAGCGCCGGTGCGATGAGCATCTTCGCGGCAGGCGGCAGCGTCGGCTTCTTCCTCGCCCCGGTGCTGGCCACCCCGGCGCTGGTGGCCTGGGGTGTCGGCGCCACCGCGCTGTTCATCCCGCCGGCCGTGCTGATGGCCTTCGCCCTGCTGCGGAACCGCCGCAGGCACGGCGAACTCACCGCGGGCGCCCCGGCGAGGTCCGGCCGCGACCAGTGGAGCCCGTTCCTGGTGCTGACCGCGATCGAAGTGGTCCGCTCGGTCGCGTTCTTCGGCGTCAACACCTTCATCGAGCTGTACTGGCTGCGCGAGCTGCACACCGGCCGTGCCCTGGCCGGGACCGCGTTGGCCTGCTTCCTGGGCGGGGGAGTGCTGGGCACCCTGCTCGGCGGGCGGATCGCCGACCGGATCGGCATGGTCCGCACCGTCCAGCTCGGCGCCGTGCTGGCCGTCCCGCTGCTGGTCGGCCTGCGGCTGACCCCGGGCGGGATGCTGCCGCTGCCGTTCGCGCTGCTGTCCGGGGTCGCGCTGAACATCCCCTTCGCGGTGCTGGTCAAGCTGGGGCAGGACTACCTGCCCGCACGCCCCGGGACCGCCGCCGGGGTCACCCTCGGCCTGAGCGTCAGCATCGGCGGACTGATCTCCCCGGCCTTCGGCGTGCTCGCGGACGCGCACGGCCCGCAGGCGGTGTTGGCCGTCATCTGCGCCGTGCCGCTGGTGGCCCTGGGGCTCGGGGTCTTCCTGCGCCAACCCGAGGCCGCCGGTGATGGGCCGGCTCAGCTGTAG
- a CDS encoding helix-turn-helix transcriptional regulator codes for MSVTRLHLPGPDRRSLTHRERVEWHDHDVHQLIYPRSGVLQVSTGLGSWVVPPHRAVWVPAGVPHAHQAHGPTQMYNLIFDASVNPLRVDQPTVVAVGPLLREVITALIEDQGASEQARANLEQVALDQLRQVPALPLHLPSPADPRLRDITELLLADPADPRTLAQFGAAIGAGERTLSRLFREHTAMTFPQWRTQLRLHHSLKLLAAGASVTATATACGYSSTSAFVESFRHAFGSTPGRYRRAAERS; via the coding sequence ATGTCGGTAACCCGCCTTCATCTGCCCGGCCCGGACCGGAGGTCGCTCACCCACCGCGAACGGGTCGAGTGGCACGACCATGACGTCCACCAGCTGATCTACCCGAGGTCCGGGGTGCTCCAGGTGTCGACCGGTCTCGGTTCCTGGGTGGTGCCGCCGCACCGCGCGGTGTGGGTCCCGGCCGGAGTGCCGCATGCACACCAGGCGCACGGCCCCACCCAGATGTACAACCTGATCTTCGACGCCTCGGTCAACCCGCTACGGGTGGACCAGCCGACCGTGGTCGCGGTCGGCCCGCTGCTGCGCGAGGTCATCACCGCGCTGATCGAGGACCAGGGCGCATCCGAGCAGGCACGGGCCAACCTGGAACAGGTCGCCCTGGACCAGCTGCGCCAGGTGCCGGCGCTTCCGCTGCACCTGCCCTCCCCGGCCGACCCCCGGCTGCGGGACATCACCGAACTGCTGCTCGCCGACCCCGCCGACCCGCGCACCCTGGCCCAGTTCGGCGCCGCGATCGGGGCCGGCGAGCGCACTCTCAGCCGACTGTTCCGCGAGCACACCGCGATGACCTTCCCGCAGTGGCGCACCCAACTGCGGCTGCACCACTCCCTCAAACTGCTGGCCGCCGGCGCCTCGGTCACCGCCACCGCCACGGCCTGCGGCTACAGCAGCACCAGCGCCTTCGTGGAGTCGTTCCGGCATGCCTTCGGCAGTACACCCGGACGCTACCGGCGCGCCGCCGAACGCTCCTGA
- a CDS encoding protein-tyrosine phosphatase family protein, which produces MTEPASAWNPATPGVLRLPSGRLVRGRALRRPLPTGPVPDFALYLLGRRPPQVDWEARWLQWPDFRLPTDREATAEALREAWRRAETERVEIACAGGQGRTGTALACLAVLDGVPGSEAVDYIRTHYAAGAVETPWQRAFVRRFG; this is translated from the coding sequence TTGACCGAGCCCGCCTCTGCCTGGAACCCGGCCACCCCCGGCGTGCTCCGCCTGCCCTCGGGTCGGCTCGTCCGCGGTCGGGCCCTGCGCCGACCCCTCCCGACCGGACCCGTGCCCGACTTCGCGCTCTACCTGTTGGGCCGCCGGCCACCCCAGGTCGACTGGGAGGCGCGGTGGCTGCAGTGGCCCGACTTCCGACTACCCACCGACCGTGAGGCAACCGCCGAGGCGCTGCGCGAGGCCTGGCGCCGAGCCGAGACGGAACGCGTCGAGATCGCCTGCGCCGGCGGCCAAGGCCGCACCGGCACCGCCCTGGCCTGCCTCGCCGTCCTCGACGGAGTCCCGGGGAGTGAAGCGGTCGACTACATCCGCACCCACTACGCCGCCGGCGCGGTGGAGACACCCTGGCAACGCGCCTTCGTCCGCCGCTTCGGCTAG
- a CDS encoding S41 family peptidase, with protein sequence MTALDTDRIVTETAKLIADHYVFPDIAEQLSALLADRLAAGHYGAAGIAEELGALVTEDLQSVNGDRHLRLQYHAEEVPAEPGGAVLAEITREADGSMNGVPLVRRLDGGVALLELAPIIFPMTLKDGATGETLRAALNLVACAEALIIDLRRTRGGSPDTVAFICGYLLDESTHVNTTYWRDGDSYAQSWSPAYVPGPRFGGSKPLYVLTSGSSFSGAEELAYDLQQLGRAVVVGERSRGGAHPREGYTVHPHLEATVPTGRSVNPVSGTDWEGVGVQPDIEVPAAEALDRAHREALTALAAPSSAS encoded by the coding sequence ATGACAGCGCTCGACACCGATCGGATCGTCACCGAAACCGCCAAACTGATAGCCGATCACTACGTCTTCCCCGACATCGCCGAGCAGCTGTCCGCGCTGCTCGCCGACCGGCTCGCCGCAGGCCACTACGGTGCCGCCGGCATCGCCGAGGAGCTGGGCGCGCTGGTCACCGAGGACCTGCAGTCCGTCAACGGCGACCGCCACCTGCGGCTGCAGTACCACGCGGAGGAGGTCCCGGCGGAGCCGGGCGGTGCGGTGCTGGCCGAGATCACCCGGGAGGCCGACGGTTCCATGAACGGCGTGCCGCTGGTGCGTCGGCTGGACGGCGGGGTGGCGCTGTTGGAGCTGGCGCCGATCATCTTCCCGATGACGCTGAAGGACGGTGCGACCGGGGAGACCCTGCGTGCCGCGCTCAATCTGGTCGCCTGCGCCGAGGCACTGATCATCGACCTGCGCCGTACCCGCGGCGGCAGCCCGGACACCGTCGCCTTCATCTGCGGCTACCTGCTGGACGAGTCCACCCACGTCAACACCACCTACTGGCGCGACGGCGACAGCTACGCCCAGTCCTGGTCGCCGGCCTACGTTCCCGGGCCCCGCTTCGGCGGCAGCAAGCCCCTGTACGTGCTGACCAGCGGCAGCAGCTTCTCCGGCGCCGAGGAGCTGGCCTACGACCTGCAGCAGCTCGGCCGTGCCGTTGTCGTCGGCGAGCGCAGCCGGGGCGGTGCCCATCCCCGTGAGGGCTACACCGTCCACCCGCACCTGGAGGCGACCGTCCCCACCGGACGCTCCGTCAACCCGGTGTCCGGGACGGACTGGGAGGGCGTCGGGGTGCAGCCCGACATCGAGGTCCCGGCGGCCGAGGCCCTGGACCGGGCCCACCGCGAGGCGCTGACGGCGCTGGCGGCACCGAGCTCCGCCTCCTGA
- a CDS encoding LysM peptidoglycan-binding domain-containing protein has translation MGPQSRDAAPASASAARRTMRRRHGALPGWRSALVRGCAGLVLLPALLAGLPLALLYGTLALARDGGPFAGRGLDALLRAPDQGQLLVWVLAAIGWLAWAAFALGVLVELAARITGRAPRRIPALGWSQRSAAALLGAVFALLPAGGALAAALPTPVAAVSATAPPVVAPNGAAGRNVAAAAYTVHTVRAVRPAETLWSIAEARLGSGDRWQEIARLNQGRVMDATGAVFQADAPLSPGWQLAMPAASAKVTVQQGDTLTGIAAEHHVSGGWESVYAANRQVIGADPDVIQPGEQLRLPGATAPAHPAAPPTSTTPARTPAAHRSVPEETASPAQTSAAPASAAPHTGDPVRLPAFGAAALLAAGLVGLLVRNRVRQQRRRPPRRRIPMPGVEEQQYEAFLRAVADPTSLDLLDRTLRTLGMTCLETGAELPRLTAVTLRPGGTVDLHLAAPALPLAPFAAAADGRVWRCRADEAELIAPERARDVPAPYPALVTLGRTLDGVHVLVDLESVRQLHLDGSPEEVAAVSRALAAELAASPLADRMRLFALGSPGRSGPTGADEAFGSDRMAVCDSVDQALSGLAEHRTALEASLTECQVAHPSAARSQGVATELWVPALFCTDRRLTEGQLAELGRALAGAEHRCVAAVTPATPGPGLHVDARPGHHWSPDGLPYAVELQRLTEDEYAAALSLLATSRRPADEPAPDWTGHDPEAEPDRDDPFLIPVLATRSRATGGGAPASATSVPLLDPDLPGARHRGGLIPALSTGLRAHRAADAQNAQEPPGQEQQHTSSPPLGEDGWPLAPAPRILLLGPVRLIGATGFAEPALTSQLTALAALLAAHPDPDPRLVDAVIHPVPYAAQRPAAVGRRAQQIRTAALSRLRDWLGVAPGGAPYLDPAARRLHPAVTCDWTDFQDLYRHGMNARGPAEDAALRRALDLVRGGPFAGSHHLYPWAEPYRQDMVSAIIDASHELAKRRFAAGDSIGCETALHSGLAAVPEAEILHRGLIRLYATSGMGDRVAATITRLAQVNDALGCLDYEPETLELFSSITGRRLRPTRRRRPGPRSH, from the coding sequence ATGGGCCCGCAGTCGCGCGACGCCGCTCCCGCCTCCGCCTCCGCCGCCAGGCGGACGATGCGGCGGCGGCACGGCGCGCTGCCCGGATGGCGATCGGCGCTGGTGCGTGGCTGCGCCGGGCTGGTTCTGCTGCCGGCGCTGCTGGCAGGGCTGCCGCTGGCGCTGCTGTACGGGACGCTGGCGCTGGCCCGGGACGGTGGACCGTTCGCCGGGCGAGGGCTGGACGCGCTGCTGAGAGCCCCCGATCAGGGACAGCTGCTGGTCTGGGTGCTGGCCGCGATCGGTTGGCTGGCCTGGGCGGCGTTCGCGCTGGGCGTGCTGGTCGAGCTCGCGGCGCGGATCACTGGGCGGGCCCCGCGCCGTATCCCGGCGCTGGGCTGGTCGCAGCGGTCCGCCGCCGCGCTGCTCGGCGCGGTGTTCGCGCTGCTGCCGGCCGGAGGTGCCCTCGCGGCGGCGCTCCCGACGCCGGTCGCGGCGGTTTCGGCGACGGCGCCGCCGGTTGTCGCGCCGAACGGAGCCGCCGGAAGAAACGTTGCGGCTGCCGCCTACACGGTCCACACCGTCCGGGCCGTCCGCCCGGCCGAGACGCTGTGGTCCATCGCCGAGGCCCGGCTCGGCAGTGGCGACCGCTGGCAGGAGATAGCCCGGCTCAACCAGGGGCGGGTGATGGACGCGACCGGAGCGGTCTTCCAGGCGGACGCGCCGCTCTCGCCGGGCTGGCAGCTGGCCATGCCTGCCGCTTCGGCGAAGGTGACGGTGCAGCAGGGCGACACGCTCACCGGAATCGCTGCAGAGCACCATGTCAGCGGGGGCTGGGAGTCCGTCTATGCCGCCAACCGGCAGGTCATCGGCGCCGACCCGGATGTGATCCAGCCCGGGGAGCAGCTCAGACTCCCGGGGGCGACCGCCCCTGCGCACCCTGCCGCGCCGCCGACTTCGACGACCCCTGCCCGCACCCCCGCCGCGCACCGATCCGTCCCCGAGGAGACAGCGTCACCGGCACAGACCTCCGCGGCCCCCGCGTCGGCCGCCCCGCACACCGGCGATCCGGTCAGGCTGCCCGCCTTCGGCGCCGCCGCGCTCCTCGCCGCCGGTCTGGTCGGGCTGCTCGTCCGCAACCGCGTGCGCCAGCAGCGCCGCAGACCCCCGCGCCGACGCATCCCCATGCCGGGCGTCGAGGAGCAGCAGTACGAGGCGTTCCTCCGGGCCGTGGCCGACCCGACCAGTCTGGACCTGCTCGACCGCACGCTGCGCACCCTCGGGATGACCTGCCTGGAGACCGGGGCCGAGCTGCCCCGGCTGACCGCCGTCACCCTGCGCCCGGGCGGCACCGTCGATCTGCACTTGGCGGCTCCGGCCCTGCCGCTCGCGCCCTTCGCGGCCGCTGCGGACGGACGGGTCTGGCGCTGCCGCGCGGACGAGGCCGAACTGATCGCCCCTGAGCGGGCCCGCGACGTCCCGGCCCCCTACCCCGCCCTGGTCACCCTCGGCCGGACCCTCGACGGGGTGCACGTCCTGGTGGACCTGGAGAGCGTGCGGCAGCTTCATCTGGACGGCAGTCCGGAGGAGGTCGCCGCCGTCAGCCGTGCCCTGGCGGCGGAGCTCGCGGCGAGTCCGCTCGCGGACCGGATGCGGCTGTTCGCCCTCGGCAGTCCGGGGCGGTCCGGGCCCACCGGGGCCGACGAGGCCTTCGGCAGCGACCGGATGGCCGTCTGCGACAGCGTCGACCAGGCCCTGTCCGGCCTCGCCGAACACCGAACAGCGCTGGAAGCCTCGTTGACGGAGTGTCAGGTAGCTCATCCTAGTGCGGCCCGCTCCCAGGGCGTGGCCACCGAGCTCTGGGTGCCGGCCCTGTTCTGCACCGACCGTCGGTTGACTGAGGGTCAACTGGCAGAGCTGGGCCGGGCCCTGGCCGGAGCGGAACACCGCTGCGTCGCTGCGGTCACCCCGGCGACGCCCGGCCCCGGGCTGCATGTCGACGCCCGTCCCGGCCACCACTGGTCGCCCGACGGGCTGCCCTACGCCGTCGAGCTGCAACGGCTGACAGAGGACGAGTACGCGGCGGCGCTGAGCCTGCTCGCCACCAGCCGTCGCCCCGCCGACGAGCCGGCGCCGGACTGGACCGGCCACGACCCGGAGGCCGAACCCGACCGGGACGACCCGTTCCTCATCCCGGTGCTGGCCACCCGCTCCCGGGCCACCGGTGGCGGTGCCCCCGCCTCGGCGACCTCTGTCCCCCTGCTCGACCCGGACCTGCCCGGTGCGCGCCACCGGGGCGGGCTGATCCCGGCGCTGAGCACCGGCCTGAGGGCGCATCGGGCCGCGGACGCGCAGAACGCACAGGAGCCGCCGGGGCAGGAGCAGCAGCACACGAGCTCCCCGCCCCTGGGCGAGGACGGCTGGCCGCTGGCTCCGGCTCCGCGCATCCTGCTGCTCGGGCCGGTGCGGCTGATCGGCGCCACCGGCTTCGCCGAGCCCGCGCTCACCAGCCAACTGACCGCCCTCGCCGCCCTGCTGGCGGCCCATCCGGACCCCGACCCCAGACTGGTGGACGCGGTGATCCACCCCGTCCCCTACGCTGCCCAGCGACCGGCCGCGGTCGGCCGCAGAGCCCAGCAGATCCGCACCGCCGCGCTGTCGCGGCTGCGTGACTGGCTGGGCGTCGCCCCCGGCGGAGCCCCCTACCTCGACCCCGCGGCCAGACGCCTGCACCCTGCCGTGACCTGCGACTGGACCGACTTCCAGGACCTCTACCGGCACGGCATGAACGCCCGCGGCCCGGCCGAGGACGCGGCGCTGCGCCGCGCGCTGGACCTGGTGCGCGGCGGCCCCTTCGCCGGATCGCACCACCTCTACCCCTGGGCCGAACCGTACCGCCAGGACATGGTCTCGGCGATCATCGACGCCTCCCACGAACTGGCCAAACGCCGCTTCGCCGCCGGCGATTCCATCGGCTGCGAGACCGCGCTCCACAGCGGGCTGGCGGCCGTCCCCGAGGCCGAGATCCTGCACCGCGGCCTGATCCGCCTGTACGCCACCTCCGGGATGGGCGACCGCGTCGCGGCCACCATCACCCGGCTCGCCCAGGTCAACGACGCCCTGGGATGCCTCGACTACGAACCCGAGACGCTCGAACTCTTCAGCTCGATCACCGGGCGGCGGCTGCGGCCCACGCGCCGTCGCAGACCCGGCCCCCGGTCCCACTGA
- a CDS encoding helix-turn-helix domain-containing protein produces MEPLQSRDLPPPEELLEVDSAVQFKALSHPLRQRLLFALARRATMSQLATALGAQKGNVAHHLRVLRDAGMVRVVETRQVRGGTEQYYQRTARRMTFAGHQAAATTAMFGAVAEELDEATGEPLLILRHVRLTAAQAKYLSAELEHLVENAEEAGTDEAVHGVLVALYAQGPAADSRRGGPTS; encoded by the coding sequence ATGGAGCCCTTGCAGTCACGCGATCTGCCGCCCCCCGAGGAACTGCTCGAGGTCGACAGCGCGGTCCAGTTCAAAGCCCTCTCCCATCCGCTGCGGCAGCGACTGCTCTTCGCCCTCGCCCGCCGCGCCACCATGAGCCAACTCGCCACCGCACTCGGCGCCCAGAAGGGCAACGTCGCCCACCACCTCCGCGTCCTGCGCGACGCCGGAATGGTCCGCGTCGTGGAGACCCGCCAGGTCCGGGGCGGAACCGAGCAGTACTACCAGCGCACCGCCCGCCGCATGACCTTCGCCGGCCACCAGGCCGCCGCGACCACCGCGATGTTCGGCGCGGTCGCCGAGGAACTCGACGAAGCCACCGGCGAACCACTGCTGATCCTCCGACACGTCCGCCTGACGGCAGCTCAGGCCAAGTACCTGAGCGCCGAGTTGGAGCACCTGGTGGAGAACGCCGAGGAAGCCGGAACCGACGAGGCCGTACACGGAGTGCTGGTCGCCCTGTACGCACAGGGACCGGCAGCGGACAGTCGGCGAGGTGGCCCGACCAGTTGA
- a CDS encoding pyridoxamine 5'-phosphate oxidase family protein, producing the protein MADGTGPTEVTSAEELRELLGPPSDRDAGKVRTRLHEHDRAWLAASPFCLLSTSGADGSCDTSPKGDPPGFTLVLDDTTIAVPERKGNRRADSFHNVLQNPHVGLLFLIPGRGDTLRINGRARLVREAPFFDRMAVKGQRPVLALVVDIDEVFYHCSKSFLRSALWRPETWDPESAPSRARIAKSMERQDEPLEELERYYGPQYGGDLYS; encoded by the coding sequence ATGGCGGACGGCACCGGTCCGACGGAGGTCACCTCGGCCGAGGAGCTGCGGGAACTGCTCGGCCCGCCCAGCGACCGCGACGCCGGAAAGGTCCGCACCCGCCTGCACGAGCACGACCGCGCCTGGCTCGCGGCCTCCCCGTTCTGTCTGCTCTCGACCTCGGGCGCGGACGGGAGTTGCGACACCTCGCCGAAGGGCGACCCGCCCGGCTTCACCCTGGTCCTGGACGACACCACCATCGCCGTCCCCGAGCGCAAGGGCAATCGCAGGGCCGACAGCTTCCACAACGTCCTGCAGAATCCGCACGTCGGACTGCTCTTCCTGATCCCGGGCCGCGGCGACACCCTGCGCATCAACGGCCGGGCCCGGCTGGTACGCGAGGCGCCGTTCTTCGACCGGATGGCGGTGAAGGGCCAACGGCCGGTGCTGGCCCTGGTGGTGGACATCGACGAGGTCTTCTACCACTGCTCGAAGTCGTTTCTGCGCTCCGCGCTGTGGCGACCGGAGACCTGGGATCCGGAGTCCGCCCCGTCCCGGGCCAGGATCGCCAAGTCGATGGAGCGCCAGGACGAGCCGCTGGAGGAGCTGGAGCGCTACTACGGGCCGCAGTACGGCGGCGACCTCTACAGCTGA
- the nagB gene encoding glucosamine-6-phosphate deaminase produces MEIVIVPDAAAGGELIAAAIADLLTRKPDALLGVATGSTPLPIYQALAGKVRSTDLDVSRARICQLDEYVGLPKGHPESYRSVVLREVVEPLGLTESSFMGPDGSAEDIAAACLAYDQALAAAGGVDLQLLGIGTDGHIGFNEPCSSLASRTRIKTLTEQTRVDNARFFNNLDEVPHHVITQGIGTILEARHLVLLATGEAKADAVALTVEGPVSALVPASALQLHPHATVVVDEAAASGLKLADYFRATWAAKPSWQSI; encoded by the coding sequence ATGGAAATTGTGATCGTTCCCGACGCCGCCGCCGGCGGCGAGCTCATCGCGGCGGCGATCGCCGACCTGCTGACCCGCAAGCCCGACGCCCTGCTCGGCGTGGCCACCGGCTCCACCCCGCTGCCGATCTACCAGGCACTGGCGGGCAAGGTCCGCAGCACCGACCTGGACGTCAGCCGGGCCCGGATCTGCCAGCTGGACGAGTACGTCGGCCTGCCCAAGGGCCACCCCGAGTCCTACCGCTCGGTGGTGCTGCGCGAGGTCGTCGAGCCGCTGGGCCTGACCGAGTCCTCCTTCATGGGCCCGGACGGCAGCGCCGAGGACATCGCCGCCGCCTGCCTCGCCTACGACCAGGCACTGGCCGCGGCCGGCGGCGTCGACCTGCAGCTGCTCGGCATCGGCACCGACGGTCACATCGGCTTCAACGAGCCCTGCTCCTCACTGGCCTCGCGCACCCGGATCAAGACGCTGACCGAGCAGACCCGGGTCGACAACGCGCGCTTCTTCAACAACCTGGACGAGGTCCCGCACCACGTCATCACCCAGGGCATCGGCACCATCCTGGAGGCCCGCCACCTGGTGCTGCTGGCCACCGGCGAGGCCAAGGCCGACGCCGTCGCCCTCACCGTCGAGGGACCGGTCTCCGCTCTAGTGCCCGCCTCAGCACTGCAGCTGCACCCGCACGCGACCGTGGTCGTCGACGAGGCCGCCGCGTCCGGCCTCAAGCTGGCCGACTACTTCCGGGCGACCTGGGCGGCCAAGCCCAGCTGGCAGTCGATCTGA